From Draconibacterium halophilum, one genomic window encodes:
- the bglX gene encoding beta-glucosidase BglX codes for MKTIQTCSNFFIIVMNKQTILALILAHILLFVPYLSKCQSKKINHSSDSFIDSLMIEMSIEEKLGQLNLISTFVRTGPFANKRGAEKMKDGSAGNVFNLMGNSSSIQSKLELAEDTRLDIPFLSGLDIIHGFKTVFPVPLGMSCTWDTTLIEKTARVAAVEGSARGYNWTFSPMVDISRDPRWGRVMEGSGEDPYLGSKIAKAMVRGYQENDLTRPDAIMACVKHFALYGAAEAGRDYNVADMSLLTMYQNYLPPYKAAIDAGAGSVMVSFNEINGVPATANHWLLTDLLRDQWGFEGFVVTDYNAIQELIEHGVAADYKEAAELALAAGVDMDMVSEGFVAYLKQSLDQGKITKEQIDTAVRRVLEAKYKLGLFKDPYKDFDPQRADRVTLTPENKNVAKLAAQKSFVLLKNDRQVLPLNENSKIALVGPFADNRAEMLSSWSPLGDVENIISILEGLKKRNPNVIYAQGTQVNNDTLFNKKRKGEFDIAMQKKLVNEALHIANESDVIVAVLGESKEMSGEAKSRTDISIPECQVELLKALKVTGKPVVLLMMSGRPLTIENVLQYTDATLAIWRPGTEAGNAVANVLFGDYNPSGKLTMTFPRSVGQIPIYYNHKNTGRPYVEGGEENYLSNYLDERNSPLFPFGYGLSYTTFSYDDIVLSDSLMTTESSILKVNIKVTNTGDVAGEETVQLYLADPVASITRPVKELKKFHKVFLAPRESKNVNFEITTDDLKFYNASLEYNWEPGRFIIYIGGDSQSVQRAEFVWQK; via the coding sequence ATGAAAACAATACAAACTTGTTCCAATTTTTTTATAATTGTTATGAATAAACAAACTATTCTTGCCCTCATCTTGGCTCATATTTTATTATTTGTTCCATATCTGTCTAAGTGTCAATCAAAAAAAATCAATCATAGTTCCGATTCTTTTATCGACTCGCTTATGATTGAAATGTCAATTGAAGAGAAATTAGGACAGCTTAATCTTATTTCCACTTTTGTTCGCACCGGACCATTTGCAAATAAACGGGGAGCCGAAAAAATGAAAGACGGTTCTGCAGGTAACGTCTTTAATCTTATGGGAAACTCGTCTTCCATTCAATCCAAATTGGAATTAGCGGAAGACACTCGTTTGGATATTCCGTTCCTTTCTGGTTTGGATATAATTCATGGTTTCAAAACAGTTTTCCCTGTTCCTCTAGGTATGTCGTGCACATGGGACACAACACTAATTGAGAAAACGGCAAGGGTTGCTGCAGTAGAAGGCTCCGCCAGGGGTTATAACTGGACCTTTTCTCCTATGGTCGATATATCGCGAGATCCTCGTTGGGGAAGAGTTATGGAAGGATCAGGTGAAGATCCTTATTTGGGCTCAAAAATTGCCAAGGCCATGGTGCGGGGATATCAGGAAAATGATTTAACCAGACCCGACGCGATAATGGCCTGTGTTAAGCACTTTGCTCTTTACGGAGCAGCTGAGGCCGGAAGAGACTATAACGTTGCCGATATGAGCCTTTTAACCATGTATCAAAATTATTTGCCACCCTATAAAGCTGCTATTGACGCAGGAGCAGGAAGTGTTATGGTTTCATTTAATGAAATAAACGGGGTTCCGGCTACTGCAAACCATTGGTTGTTGACTGATTTATTAAGAGATCAGTGGGGGTTTGAAGGATTTGTTGTTACTGATTATAATGCGATTCAGGAACTAATCGAGCACGGTGTCGCTGCTGACTATAAAGAAGCAGCAGAATTGGCACTTGCTGCCGGGGTAGACATGGATATGGTTAGCGAAGGTTTTGTAGCCTATTTAAAGCAATCGTTAGATCAGGGTAAAATTACAAAAGAACAAATTGATACGGCGGTTCGAAGAGTCTTGGAAGCAAAGTACAAACTTGGACTGTTTAAAGACCCGTATAAAGATTTTGATCCTCAGCGAGCTGATAGAGTTACTTTGACTCCTGAAAATAAGAACGTTGCCAAATTAGCTGCTCAAAAATCATTTGTATTGCTAAAGAATGACAGACAGGTATTGCCCTTGAACGAAAATAGTAAAATTGCCCTGGTAGGTCCATTTGCTGACAACCGTGCAGAGATGTTAAGCTCATGGTCTCCATTGGGAGATGTAGAAAATATTATTTCGATACTTGAAGGATTAAAAAAACGCAATCCCAATGTCATATACGCTCAAGGTACACAGGTGAATAACGACACCCTTTTCAACAAAAAGAGAAAAGGGGAATTCGATATTGCAATGCAAAAAAAATTAGTAAATGAAGCCTTACATATAGCAAATGAATCCGATGTTATTGTGGCAGTCTTAGGGGAATCAAAAGAAATGTCAGGAGAGGCAAAGAGCAGAACCGATATTTCGATCCCGGAATGTCAGGTGGAATTATTGAAGGCTTTAAAAGTTACCGGAAAACCGGTGGTGCTTCTTATGATGAGCGGTCGGCCTTTAACGATTGAAAATGTTCTTCAATATACCGATGCAACTCTGGCAATATGGCGACCGGGTACAGAAGCCGGAAATGCTGTCGCGAACGTTTTATTTGGTGACTACAATCCTTCAGGAAAGCTGACAATGACTTTCCCTCGGTCAGTAGGGCAAATTCCTATTTATTATAATCACAAGAATACGGGTAGGCCTTATGTCGAAGGGGGAGAGGAAAATTACCTTTCTAATTATCTGGATGAACGTAATAGCCCATTATTCCCATTTGGTTATGGATTGAGCTATACAACATTTTCTTATGATGATATTGTTCTTTCTGACAGCTTAATGACAACTGAAAGTTCAATATTAAAAGTGAACATTAAAGTTACAAATACCGGGGACGTTGCTGGAGAAGAAACTGTTCAATTATATCTGGCAGATCCGGTCGCATCAATTACCAGACCCGTAAAGGAACTGAAAAAATTTCATAAGGTCTTTTTGGCACCGAGAGAAAGCAAAAATGTCAACTTTGAAATAACTACGGACGATTTAAAATTTTACAATGCTAGTCTTGAATATAATTGGGAACCAGGTAGGTTCATTATTTATATCGGTGGTGATTCGCAATCAGTGCAACGTGCAGAATTTGTCTGGCAGAAGTAG
- a CDS encoding TonB-dependent receptor, with amino-acid sequence MKKKWIGLLYYAGPIRTKLLLKMKLLTFLLCLSVASIASTTYSQQTKFTMNFENITVEQVFQKVEDNSEFIFLYSEQSVDLTREVTVSVTNKTVSDILDQLFEGTQNYYEINDRQISILEKKVETTPLNKTIPEVKDKEQEQKKSISGKVTDTNGEPLPGVTVVVKGTTIGITTDFDGNYALEVPVDAEILSFSFVGMKTQDVIIAGQTQISVTLEEETIGLEEVVAIGYGVQKKKLTTGANAQVTGDVLFKQNTTETLSALQGQASGIQISKNSGQPGSDFKINIRGLGTNGDATPLYVVDGIPTSSISFLSPSDIESLDVLKDAASAAIYGARAANGVVLVTTKQGKAGKTTITLDSYYGWQNLYKKLDLLNAQEYAMIMNESWVSAGNNSLYDPLNPDGFAQTVPNWDKIQNGIWMGTDWLEEIRVKNAPTQNHSLNITGGTDKSVYSIGISYNQQKGILGKPVESNYERVTIRINSDHKLIEKNELTILKVGENLNFSMSKNNSLPTGSAYYNFLTRFTIMHPFSSAYDEEGSYKDAIPWSTSGAHVNPVGYTDYELGQNISKNQTLLGNLYAELQPIDNLIWRNSIGIDNGLSRNRRFVPEYYLSPAIDGQNLYSKIFQTMESSIGWIYESTISYDFRLKEEHNFDVLTGTSLQHTGLGESIGGQNGYSTFNDLEHAYLSNTPVINATYTSLYGDPEVENVILSFFGRLNYNFKETYLFTAVMRADGSSNFASNNRWGYFPSFSTGWIMTNEEFMNKSKSWLDYFKLRASWGQNGNQNIGAFAYSSNIIFDGVGASYFYGTDKGNRTLGAYPEKIANPDLIWETSEQTNFGFDAKLFNSRMGLNIDVYRKTTKDWLVDAPVLDSYGTGAPTINGGDVRNQGVELALSWNDNIGEFRYGFNGNISYNQNKVTKVANEEGFIESDSRGFGALQRAMVGLPFSVFWGRKTDGVFQNQSDIQAYINEDGSLIQPDAEPGDFRYVDINEDGIINDNDRTNIGKSSPDYTFGLSANAEFKGVDLSITANGVTGNQNAMLYHMSSNTTFRVYKSNYTTEILNRWHGEGSSNTVPRVAQDATNFTFFSDYFVRDAGYLRISNITLGYDIKKGFRKIPFSQLRIYCSVQNLYTFTKYSGMDPEVGFGNDQDSEGSSPSWTSGIDLGFYPSPRTFLIGANIKF; translated from the coding sequence ATGAAAAAAAAATGGATCGGGCTACTTTATTATGCTGGCCCAATTAGAACTAAACTTTTACTTAAAATGAAATTACTCACCTTTTTGTTGTGCTTGTCGGTTGCTTCGATCGCTTCTACAACTTATTCTCAACAGACAAAATTCACAATGAATTTCGAGAATATTACTGTTGAACAAGTGTTTCAAAAGGTTGAAGACAATAGTGAATTTATCTTTCTTTACAGTGAACAATCTGTTGATTTAACTAGAGAGGTTACAGTGTCGGTTACAAATAAAACTGTCTCCGATATTCTAGATCAGTTGTTTGAAGGTACCCAAAACTATTACGAGATTAATGATAGGCAAATTTCCATTTTAGAAAAGAAGGTTGAGACTACTCCTTTAAATAAAACCATTCCTGAAGTTAAAGACAAAGAGCAAGAACAAAAGAAAAGTATTTCTGGAAAGGTAACCGATACAAATGGGGAACCTCTTCCCGGAGTAACAGTAGTTGTTAAAGGAACCACAATTGGTATAACTACTGACTTTGATGGAAATTATGCGCTGGAAGTACCTGTTGATGCCGAAATTCTATCCTTCTCTTTTGTTGGAATGAAAACACAGGATGTGATAATTGCAGGTCAAACTCAAATTAGTGTTACTCTCGAAGAAGAAACAATTGGCTTAGAAGAAGTTGTTGCTATCGGTTATGGCGTGCAAAAAAAGAAACTAACTACTGGTGCAAATGCACAGGTAACAGGAGATGTGTTATTTAAACAAAACACGACTGAAACACTTTCTGCATTACAGGGACAGGCGTCTGGAATACAAATTTCTAAAAATTCAGGACAGCCAGGTTCCGATTTCAAGATAAATATACGGGGTTTGGGAACGAATGGTGATGCTACTCCATTGTATGTCGTAGATGGAATTCCAACTTCCAGTATAAGCTTTTTAAGTCCATCTGATATCGAGTCGTTGGATGTTTTAAAAGATGCTGCTTCTGCTGCGATTTATGGCGCAAGAGCAGCTAACGGAGTTGTTTTGGTAACCACAAAACAGGGGAAAGCTGGAAAAACAACAATTACACTTGATTCATATTATGGTTGGCAAAACCTCTATAAAAAGCTTGACTTGTTAAATGCACAAGAATATGCTATGATAATGAATGAATCTTGGGTTTCAGCCGGCAATAATTCTTTATATGACCCATTAAATCCAGATGGATTTGCACAGACTGTACCGAACTGGGATAAGATTCAAAATGGAATATGGATGGGAACAGATTGGCTTGAAGAAATTAGGGTGAAAAATGCTCCGACACAAAACCATTCTTTGAATATTACGGGTGGGACTGATAAGTCAGTTTATTCAATAGGGATTTCTTATAATCAGCAAAAAGGCATTTTGGGGAAACCGGTTGAATCAAACTATGAGAGAGTAACAATTCGAATCAATTCAGATCATAAATTAATTGAAAAGAATGAATTGACTATCTTAAAAGTGGGAGAGAACCTGAATTTTAGTATGTCGAAAAATAATAGTTTGCCTACTGGAAGCGCTTATTATAATTTCCTGACGCGATTTACAATTATGCACCCTTTTTCTTCGGCATATGACGAAGAAGGAAGTTACAAAGATGCTATCCCCTGGAGTACTTCTGGTGCCCATGTTAATCCTGTGGGATATACGGATTATGAGTTAGGGCAGAATATTTCCAAAAATCAAACATTGCTTGGCAATTTGTATGCTGAATTGCAACCCATTGATAATTTAATTTGGAGGAATAGTATTGGAATTGATAATGGACTTTCAAGAAATAGGCGTTTTGTCCCTGAATATTATTTATCTCCTGCTATTGATGGTCAGAATCTTTATTCGAAAATTTTCCAAACTATGGAGTCAAGTATTGGGTGGATTTATGAAAGTACCATATCATATGATTTTAGATTAAAGGAAGAACATAATTTTGATGTTTTAACTGGAACTTCTTTACAACATACAGGATTAGGAGAAAGTATTGGAGGACAGAATGGCTATTCAACTTTTAATGATTTGGAACATGCTTATTTAAGTAACACACCTGTCATTAATGCAACTTATACGTCTCTTTACGGGGATCCTGAAGTGGAGAATGTAATTCTTTCATTTTTTGGGCGTTTGAATTATAATTTCAAAGAGACCTACCTGTTTACTGCTGTCATGCGAGCTGATGGTTCGTCGAATTTTGCATCAAATAACCGATGGGGGTACTTTCCTTCGTTTTCAACTGGTTGGATAATGACCAATGAGGAGTTTATGAATAAATCAAAGTCATGGTTAGACTACTTTAAGTTAAGAGCGAGCTGGGGACAAAATGGGAATCAAAATATTGGTGCTTTTGCATATTCGTCCAATATTATTTTTGATGGTGTTGGTGCTTCCTATTTTTACGGCACGGATAAAGGGAATCGTACATTGGGAGCTTATCCAGAAAAAATCGCTAATCCCGACTTAATATGGGAAACATCTGAACAAACCAATTTTGGATTTGATGCTAAACTTTTTAATAGCAGAATGGGTCTTAATATTGATGTGTACCGAAAAACTACAAAGGATTGGTTGGTTGATGCGCCTGTGTTAGACAGTTATGGAACCGGTGCACCTACTATTAATGGTGGCGATGTACGCAATCAGGGGGTAGAGTTAGCTTTGTCATGGAACGATAATATTGGAGAATTCCGTTATGGATTCAATGGAAATATCTCATATAATCAAAACAAGGTTACAAAAGTTGCAAATGAAGAAGGCTTTATTGAATCAGATTCTCGTGGTTTTGGTGCATTGCAAAGAGCAATGGTAGGGTTACCATTCAGTGTTTTTTGGGGCAGGAAAACAGATGGGGTATTCCAGAATCAGTCAGATATTCAGGCATATATAAATGAAGATGGTAGTCTAATTCAACCTGACGCTGAACCTGGTGATTTTCGTTACGTGGATATAAATGAAGATGGGATTATTAATGATAATGATAGAACCAATATTGGTAAATCCAGTCCTGACTACACTTTTGGACTTTCCGCTAATGCAGAATTCAAAGGAGTAGATCTTTCGATAACAGCCAATGGTGTTACTGGTAACCAGAATGCAATGCTATATCATATGAGTTCGAATACCACATTTCGGGTATATAAATCAAACTATACAACAGAAATACTCAATCGTTGGCACGGAGAAGGATCTTCAAACACTGTTCCCAGGGTTGCGCAAGATGCTACCAACTTTACCTTTTTTTCCGATTATTTTGTGAGAGACGCTGGCTACTTAAGGATTAGCAATATAACTTTAGGTTATGACATAAAAAAAGGATTCAGAAAAATCCCTTTTAGTCAATTGAGAATCTATTGCTCGGTGCAAAACCTCTACACGTTTACAAAATATTCAGGAATGGATCCAGAAGTAGGTTTTGGAAATGATCAAGATTCAGAAGGATCTTCTCCATCATGGACGTCTGGTATCGATTTGGGATTTTACCCCAGCCCGAGAACATTTTTAATTGGTGCTAATATTAAATTTTAA
- a CDS encoding RagB/SusD family nutrient uptake outer membrane protein, whose product MKKVFIYIIALLFFSGCSDILDTEPKTTKVVENFYQTTEDAEQALAAAYSSLYGTFDAYWMGGAFFASELRCDDRLAGSAIGDVEITKQANFETQGSDTWRPIWSGNYKGIYRCNILLENLDYINWENDEQRDKYEGETKFLRAYFYFELAKFFENIPLLLETSPVNPPQAAPEETYAQIASDLKQAIELLPAIPFSSSNTDNIGHVTRWAAEALMARVFLFYTGLYNQETLPLPDNGNITKNEVIVWIDECANSSVSGHALIPDFRNLWPYAYGSGKGYKYATDNNLQWIGVDGENNETIFAIKYSTLANWWQYGGGVSETWSNGAMTMSGWRLKSPYTSLPFGQGFGYGPVNPNLYDEWEETDIRKKGSILRIDDPAEGIIGYSTEATDQQKDETGFWSKKYMPVNVSANNGAVLHMTESIYGEHKGQYLENVQDMVIIRYADVLLMGAELGSSHAQEYLDAIRHRAGLPSIPVTLENIKMERRHELAFEGLRLFDLMRWGDLESAVAQVKDIPVKNNGVPATVSKTYRSETRGFLQIPWSQISLSNGVLNQNSGWEK is encoded by the coding sequence ATGAAAAAAGTATTTATATATATAATTGCTTTGTTATTCTTTTCCGGATGTTCCGATATTCTGGACACTGAACCTAAAACGACAAAAGTCGTCGAGAACTTTTATCAAACTACTGAGGATGCAGAACAAGCACTGGCTGCTGCTTATAGTTCTCTTTATGGAACTTTTGATGCTTATTGGATGGGGGGAGCTTTCTTCGCATCAGAACTCAGGTGCGATGATCGTTTGGCTGGCAGCGCTATTGGTGATGTAGAAATAACAAAACAAGCAAATTTTGAAACCCAAGGATCTGATACTTGGCGGCCTATCTGGAGTGGGAATTATAAGGGGATTTACAGATGTAATATTTTACTGGAAAATCTTGATTACATTAACTGGGAGAATGATGAACAACGGGACAAATATGAAGGGGAAACTAAATTTCTCCGAGCGTATTTCTACTTCGAGCTTGCCAAGTTCTTCGAAAATATTCCTTTACTTTTGGAGACGAGTCCTGTTAATCCTCCTCAGGCTGCACCCGAGGAGACTTATGCGCAAATTGCATCTGATTTAAAACAAGCAATAGAATTACTACCGGCGATTCCTTTTTCAAGTTCGAACACTGATAATATTGGACATGTTACCAGGTGGGCTGCTGAGGCTTTAATGGCGAGGGTTTTTCTTTTTTACACAGGATTGTATAATCAAGAAACTCTTCCATTACCTGACAATGGGAATATTACCAAAAATGAAGTTATAGTATGGATTGATGAGTGTGCAAATTCTAGTGTTAGTGGGCATGCACTGATCCCGGATTTCAGAAATTTATGGCCCTATGCTTATGGAAGTGGAAAAGGGTATAAATATGCAACCGACAACAACTTGCAATGGATCGGAGTAGATGGGGAGAATAATGAGACCATTTTTGCAATTAAATATTCAACATTGGCAAACTGGTGGCAATACGGAGGAGGAGTGAGTGAAACTTGGTCTAATGGAGCTATGACTATGTCTGGATGGAGGCTTAAGTCTCCATATACGAGTTTGCCCTTTGGACAAGGATTTGGCTATGGACCTGTGAATCCCAATCTCTATGATGAATGGGAAGAAACTGATATTCGCAAAAAAGGCTCTATACTTAGAATAGACGATCCAGCCGAAGGGATTATTGGCTATAGCACAGAAGCAACAGATCAACAAAAGGACGAAACCGGTTTTTGGTCGAAGAAATATATGCCAGTGAATGTAAGTGCAAATAATGGAGCTGTCCTTCACATGACAGAGTCGATATATGGAGAACACAAAGGACAGTATTTGGAAAATGTTCAGGATATGGTTATTATCCGCTATGCTGATGTTTTGTTAATGGGAGCAGAACTGGGAAGTTCTCATGCTCAGGAATATCTTGATGCGATTCGACACAGGGCTGGATTACCATCTATTCCGGTCACACTTGAGAATATTAAAATGGAAAGACGTCATGAACTGGCTTTTGAAGGATTAAGATTATTTGATCTTATGCGTTGGGGAGATCTGGAATCAGCAGTCGCACAGGTTAAGGATATTCCAGTTAAAAATAATGGAGTACCTGCTACGGTTTCAAAAACTTATCGTTCTGAGACCAGAGGATTTTTACAAATTCCTTGGTCACAAATATCCCTATCCAATGGGGTATTAAACCAAAACTCCGGATGGGAGAAGTAA
- a CDS encoding FecR family protein, whose product MFWIKKEQLNADVKHNLWLTIREFNKTLKKESKSIQLKLIARYAASVLIIISLSSILYLSFFNQGDEYIFSEANIKGNTENTMLTLANGQKIEVKKEQSNITVLKNEGVVIDETLHDYESVASSSNKELPLNELVIPFGKKAELVLSDGTKVWLNAGTRFAFPQEFIGKKRKVFLDGEGYFEVAKNAKKPFIVSSRNMNVEVLGTKFNMSSYSSDDLCETVLLEGSVNVWNDNKFLKDKVQMMPNQKATFNTLEKEIKVVAEPDAQNYIAWVEGLYKFKNENLEQVLTKIGRYYNMSFFYDSDKIKSALPISGKLDLQDSFEEVMLTLSKVAQIEYKIEGQNVIIN is encoded by the coding sequence TTGTTTTGGATAAAAAAAGAGCAACTCAACGCTGATGTTAAGCATAATCTATGGTTAACTATAAGGGAATTTAATAAAACGCTTAAAAAGGAAAGTAAATCGATTCAACTTAAACTTATTGCTAGATATGCAGCCTCTGTATTGATAATTATTTCATTGAGTAGTATACTCTATTTGAGTTTTTTTAACCAGGGTGACGAGTACATCTTTTCGGAAGCAAATATCAAAGGGAATACTGAAAATACGATGCTAACACTTGCGAATGGTCAAAAAATCGAAGTTAAAAAAGAGCAATCGAATATTACTGTTTTGAAAAATGAGGGCGTTGTTATAGATGAAACTCTACACGATTATGAGTCTGTTGCATCTTCTTCAAATAAAGAATTACCACTAAATGAGCTGGTTATTCCTTTTGGTAAAAAGGCAGAACTTGTATTAAGCGATGGTACCAAAGTGTGGCTGAATGCAGGTACCCGGTTTGCTTTCCCTCAGGAATTTATCGGAAAAAAGCGAAAGGTGTTTTTAGATGGTGAAGGTTATTTTGAAGTTGCCAAAAATGCAAAAAAGCCGTTTATCGTTTCTTCAAGAAATATGAATGTTGAAGTACTGGGTACTAAGTTTAATATGAGTTCGTACAGTTCGGATGACTTATGTGAAACGGTTCTACTTGAGGGAAGTGTAAATGTATGGAACGACAATAAGTTTTTGAAGGATAAAGTGCAGATGATGCCAAATCAAAAAGCCACTTTCAATACCTTAGAAAAAGAAATAAAGGTTGTGGCCGAACCCGATGCGCAAAATTATATTGCTTGGGTAGAGGGCTTGTATAAGTTTAAAAATGAAAACCTTGAACAGGTACTTACAAAAATTGGCAGATACTATAATATGTCATTTTTCTACGATAGTGATAAAATTAAAAGTGCTTTACCAATTTCTGGAAAATTGGACTTGCAAGATTCATTTGAAGAAGTAATGCTTACACTTTCAAAAGTGGCGCAGATTGAATATAAGATCGAAGGACAGAATGTAATTATTAACTAA
- a CDS encoding RNA polymerase sigma factor has protein sequence MNNKTDKIIWREFINEREDALSFIYHQNVDFLFFYGKKFTTDESLIVDVIQDLFFYLISKRENLGETDNIRIYLLKSFRRRLFENLKKKKKELEQIKEYSIEPRIVFSVEEKIIFDEEESEKELELKRGMEKLNAKQREVLYYRFTCGFDYQQICEIMSISYDTARQMVSRSIQSLKKYLISRGFIFVILFGRKKK, from the coding sequence GTGAATAATAAAACAGATAAGATAATATGGAGAGAATTTATAAATGAGCGAGAAGATGCTCTATCATTTATTTATCATCAAAATGTTGATTTTCTGTTTTTTTATGGTAAAAAGTTTACTACAGACGAAAGTTTGATTGTTGATGTTATTCAGGATTTATTTTTTTATTTAATTAGTAAACGAGAAAACCTCGGCGAAACAGATAATATAAGAATATATCTACTTAAATCATTTCGAAGGAGGCTTTTTGAGAATTTAAAGAAAAAGAAGAAAGAACTTGAGCAGATAAAAGAATATTCAATTGAGCCTCGAATTGTCTTTTCGGTCGAGGAAAAGATAATTTTTGACGAAGAGGAATCGGAAAAGGAGTTGGAATTAAAACGTGGTATGGAAAAACTCAATGCCAAACAGCGTGAAGTTCTTTATTACCGATTCACATGTGGCTTTGATTATCAGCAAATATGCGAAATCATGTCGATTTCTTACGATACTGCCAGGCAAATGGTTTCTCGCTCTATTCAGAGCTTAAAAAAGTATTTGATTTCCAGAGGTTTTATCTTTGTAATTTTATTTGGGCGTAAAAAGAAATAG
- a CDS encoding helix-turn-helix domain-containing protein, whose product MNEFIGIYKALFHKLSDDQFKYKLELVDAYLKVIKIYTEDIKDQVIRNMPKNNLCRQKVIFDAFINEIIQHFRIERGVTFYAEKLFLSPKHLSKVVKDVSNKLPSEWIRELVILEAKALLRSQKYTVQQISEILNFTSPSFFGRYFREEVGCTPRNYQIDNEA is encoded by the coding sequence ATGAATGAGTTTATTGGCATATATAAAGCGTTATTTCATAAATTATCTGATGATCAATTCAAATATAAACTGGAACTCGTAGATGCCTATCTAAAGGTGATTAAGATTTATACGGAGGATATTAAAGATCAGGTTATAAGAAATATGCCTAAAAATAATCTATGCAGACAGAAGGTCATTTTTGATGCTTTCATTAACGAAATAATTCAGCATTTTAGAATAGAGCGTGGTGTCACATTTTACGCAGAAAAGCTTTTCCTGTCTCCCAAGCACCTTTCTAAGGTGGTAAAAGATGTAAGCAATAAATTACCATCTGAATGGATTCGGGAGTTAGTTATACTTGAGGCAAAAGCATTACTTCGTAGTCAAAAATACACTGTCCAGCAAATAAGTGAAATATTGAACTTTACTTCTCCATCTTTTTTTGGAAGGTATTTTCGCGAGGAAGTAGGATGCACACCACGGAACTATCAAATTGACAATGAGGCATAA